Part of the Triticum aestivum cultivar Chinese Spring chromosome 4D, IWGSC CS RefSeq v2.1, whole genome shotgun sequence genome is shown below.
tccacagacagatggatagactgagagagtcaatcagattctggaggatatgttgagagcctgtgcgctagattatggatctagttgggatgacaatttaccctatgcagagttctcctataacaatagttattaagctagtttgaagatggcccctttcgaagccttgtacggaaggaggtgcagaacaccgttatcgtgggatgaagttggagatcgacagttgttcggaccagacttaatcaaagagtctaaggagaaggttaagtttattcgagacagactcaaggtagcccagtcaaggcagaagagttatgcggatacgaaacgcaaggagatagtttacgaagtcggagacagagcatatcttcgtgtgtccccacttcgagtagttaaacgttttggagttaagggaaaactagcaccatgttttgtgggaccataccgagttttggaacgcatgggagaagttgcgtacaagttggaattgcccgaaggattgtcaggagttcatgatgtgtttcacgtttcccagctgaagaagtgccacgcagagatggacgatattcctttgagagatatagtgccactggaagcaattcagttggatagtgatctgacctatgaagagaagccagtcaaaattctcgagttttccagttaagttactcgcagcaaggttatcaagttttgcaaagttcagtggagccaccataccaaggaggaagccacctgggagcgagaagatcttcgcaaggaccacccaaacctttttgctgaccaacccgaatctcaagggtgagattcatcttaaggggggtaggtttgtaacatcccaattttcaatttggatgttatacatagatcatcatatgcatatcatatttattttgcattttggttgtgatactagaaatcttaagcaactcaaggaccaaaggagagagttggaggtttcacaaaattcatatttgaatttattttcaaatttgaaaagaggatcaatttgattttaatatttttctctccaaatgtttccaataataaaaataaatgagagaaaataatatgacttcttcactataagagaaatattggagaagaaattttaaaatcaaattagtATTTTATTTGCtaatttatttgaattagaaaaaaattgcatttttgaaaatagcatcttagtccaaaaaaatgttcatcttgtcctaaatattaggtttggacggtgaaaattgtttctggaatttttagaattttttaaatatttatttaggattttcctCTGCGGCTAAAATATTATTTAGAAAAAAAGTTTCGGGcagactgggccgaagcccagctggcctagcaggccgccgccttccccgcgcgtgACATCGTAGCCGCGCCGGACTCCTCGGAGTCTGAGCCGCCGCCACCGGTCCGACTTGGCCTCTAAGTCGGAGGAGCCCCTCTCCCTCCCGAGGCCTTTATATACCCTCCGCCACCGCCCTCCTCTCCCCAAGCCGCCCCGCCTCCCgcagcacccgccgccgccgagctccgccgccgcagcaGCCGTCGCGCCCCGCCGCCTGAGCCACCGCCGCTTGCCGCGTCGCGCCGCTGCTGCGCCttgcctcgccgccccgcgccgcacgcGCCTTGCCTCGCCCCGCCACCCCAagtcgccgctgctgccgccggaattccgccgccgccaccggatctCGCCGTCGGTCAACCCCAGTTAAACGGTATAAAACTGTTTGGTGTttccggttttttcggtttagtcggTTCGGtagttagatcggtttatttttttggttaATCTAATTAATGAACGTTAGTTTTTTTATATCGTTTAACGAACAATTTTCGTTAGATTAGTTCTGTTAATGAACGTTCGCGCCgtagttttttctttttagttttattttcagctagggacctatccatgaatagttttatcgcgatttagcccctgatcttaaaagtAGCATAACGTTTTACTCGTTAGtctaaattagatgaaaccaacgcctaaatctttgtAACGATCtattctttccagttaaccaacttgaacatgtttttgacactttaaaatttgagtttagtttagattagtaaaagatcttgtttcgttcgtatcttcagtttcgtttctccgtttgagttgtttctttttgcaaatcgtagctaatcacatgtacctactgttaagatctaatccacatgataataatgttgttaggttttgttttctgtttagtttagccgtttgcttgtttcgtgtttgattttgatcttttctcgttttctcgttgtttcgtttgagtgattgcttatgtatgctattgtttgtctatgctagattacccggagtgcgaagcttgttactacgaatctgtagagtttgtagatcgtcagcaaggcaagttacacattgatcatactcttctatctATGCATTAGTATTactcctcaaatatttgcatgagtaggattgggaacatgtggtttggttgtagtattatgaggtaggaacctaataccttttgatcaccccgggaatatacgttatgctttatTACTTaaccatgctcgtagacggggattggatcatgattcagatggaaggtggcaactttaatacacatctgggtggattggttggggcacctggggaTACCAGTGTTGTCCATAAAGGGAAATCCCGGGGTATctgtgtgatttttcctcggttcgccacccaggctcaaagtgatcatatgatatttcatgactagaaacttccgtgtgccgccacaagccattatgggctctggcatagttgagtaagttgtatgagctctcgaagaggcggactagtagatgtagagggaaagtaggtgtaccagtctgcccagagtagagagtaagtgcttcagaaagactatgccTCGATCTTCCGaacatggatgcggtcgagtcttgtggggaaaagtgcgcaacctctgcagagtgtataaactaatcatggttagtcgtgtccccggttatggacatcttgagtatctggaattgaatattattgttgatctcatcactctttaattaattgaattgggtttaatgatgatattgTTTAATTGGGGTTTGAGTTGGGGGGGGGCTTCTCAAATATtggaacaacttgggagtagtttaaataaatttattcctttgttgtagggaaaaactagctttatgcaaaatcatgaaCTTAGAGCGTCCACCAGCCAaaattgcatgtacatgtagttcttgcatttcattgctttatagtgtaactctgccagcatattcaatgtgctgacctacacggctgcaacgtctcgtgTTGCAGACTaatcagacgacgaataaggtgcgataggttgttgtcttgcactcagctatgcccttggaattgatggactcatttaccttcgaagcttccgcagttatttagtttagatggccttcagccatgatatttttgtaatcatactctttatgaggactcgatgtaataagtgtgtgattgaagtctgttataattcctcgagtactgtgtgtgtctgcattaccgatccaggtatgacactgaaacacagagagttcggtatgttacttgcccaagattcgatcgttggtatcttcatacctagttgaatctcgttaccggcaagtctctttactcgttccgtagtcaCATTActagcaaggcttatagtgatgtggattaccgagagggcccagatatacctctctgatacacggagtgacaaatcctaatcttgatccatgccaatccgataaacaccttcggagacacctgtagagcatctttataatcacccagttatgttgtgacatttgatagcacacaaggtgttcctttggtattcgggagttgcataatctcatagtcagaggaacatgtataagtcatgaataaagcaatagaaataaaacttaacgatcattatgctaaggtaacggatggttcttgtccatcacatcattctcctaatgatgtgatcccgttcatcaaatgacaacacatgcccatggctaggaaacttaaccatctttgatcaacgagctagtcaagtagaggcatactagggacacggtgttttgtctatgtattcacacatatatcaaatttccggttaatacaattctagcatgaataataaatatttatcatgaaataaggaaatataaaataacaactttattattgcctctagggcatatttccttcagtctcccacttgcactagagtcaataatctagttcacatcgccatgtgatttaacaccaatagttcacatatgcatgtgattaacacccatagttcacatcgccatgtgaccaacacccaaagggtttactagagtcaataatatagttcacatcgctatgtgattaacacccaaagagtactaaggtgcgatcatgtttttcttgtgagagaagtttagtcaacgggtctgccacattcagattcgtatgtattttgcaaatttctatgtctataattctctgcatggagctactctagctaattgctcccacttttaatatgtatccagattgagactcggagtcatccagatcagtgtaaAAGCCTGGATCcttatcgtacccccttgccaaacttatgataacgtacacaataggtctggtacacagcatatcatactttatagaacctatggctgaggcatagggaatgacgtccattctctttctattttctgctgtggtcaggttttTTGAGTcatactcaactttacaccttgcaacacaggcaagaactccttctttgactgttccatcttgaactacttcaaaatcttgtcaaggtatgtactcattgaaaaatcttatcaagtgttttgatctatctctatagatcttgatgcccaatatgtaagaagcttcaccgaggtctttctttgaaaaactcctttcaaacactcctttatgctttccagaaaattctacatcatttccgatcaacaatatgtcattcacatatacttatcagaaatgttgtagtgctcccactcactttcttgtaaatacaggcttctccgaaagccTGTATAAaagtatatgctttgatcaactcatcaaagcatatattccaactccgagatgttgcaccagtccacagatggatcgctggagctcacatactttgttagcacctttagcattgacaaaaccttctggttgcatcatatacaacacttctttaataaatccattaaggaatgcagctttgacatccattttccagatttcataaaatatggcaattgctaacattgtTCGGACAgtcttaagcatcgatacgagtgagaaaatctcatcgtagtcaacaccttgaacttgtcgaaaaaacattttgcgacaattcaagctttgtagatagtaacactaccatcatcgtccgtctccctcttgaagatccatttattctctatggatttccgatcatcgggcaaatccaccaaagtccacactttcttctcatacatggatcctatctcagatttcatggcctcaagccatttatcggaatctgggcttatcatagcttcttcatagtccgtaggttcatcatggtcaggtaacatgacctccagaacaggattactgtacccctctggtgcggatcgtgctctaacagacctacgaggttctgtagcaacttgatctgtagtttcatgatcttaatcattagcttcctctccagttggtgtaggcatcatgggaatagATTTCTtcgatgagctactttccaaattgagagcaggtacaattacctcatcaagttctactttcctcccactcacttctttcaagagaaaatccttctctagaaaggttccgttcttagcaacaaaaatcttgccttcggacttgtggtagaaggtgtacccaattgtttccttagggtatcctatgaagacgcacttctcctacttgggttcgagcttatcaagttgaagccttttaacataagcatcgcgtccccaaactttaagaaacgacagcttaggtttgttgccaaaccacagttcatacggtgtggtctcaacggactttgacggtgccctgtttaatgtgaatgcagttgtctctaatgcataaccccaaaatgatagtggtaaatcagtaagagacatcatagatcgcaccatatctaataaagtgcggttacgatgttcggacacaccatcacgttgtggtgttccaggtggcgtgagctgtgaaactattccacattgttttaatgaaggtcaaactcgtaactctaatattcacctccacgatcagatcgtagaaactttattttcttgttacgatgattctccactttactctgaaattctttaaacttttcaaatgtttcagactagtgtttcattttcttgttacgatgattctccacttcactctgaaatcctgaTTAAGCTTGTGCTTGACTGTTACATTATGCGTAATTGGATCCTGCAATGGGGTTGTGATGAGCTGGTGCCCGAGGAGGAAGATGTGACGCCCGACAATGTTGTCAGCTCCGGCCATGGTGTCGAGTCATTTGACAACGAAGGCTGAAAGAACAAAAGGATGGAGTGGTCACAGACAATGTGGGATAACAGAGGTCAGACAAGGATCTGGAAAAAAGAGAGGAGCAAGAGCAGTAGCAAAAGAGAAGAAGATGCAGCAGATGAGGAGAAGAAGGAAACAACAGCAGAAGAAGAATAAACAGCAGCATCAGACGAAGAAGAGGATGGGTTTCCACCTAGTTACCATTGATGAACTTTACCCTTCTACCATATGGCTCTTAGTAATTTGTACTGCCATTTGATAGTAGTTATGATGAACTGTGATTCGTTTCCTACGCAGGACTGAAAGTATGTTCAAATCGTGTGTGGTAAGGTCACCACTACTGAGAAGTGGTGACAACAACTTATGCAGGTTGCAACCAAACAACGTGTCATATGTGCGCCTACTGCAATGTAGCCAACCAAGCGGCAGGTCAAAATTTATTTCCCTCATACAGTCAGCCTAGATACGGGCAACCAAACTATATGTGGACGATGATTTTTGAGTTGTTTGTACTCAGCCAGACCCATCAGGGAAACACATGCAGTGCATGCAAAATCGGTCCAGACAACCAAACACGTCCACGGCGTTTGCACATCGGGTGCTTTTGGTTGCATCTTTGCTTGCAGTGCACAATCTTGTAGGGCGTGTTCGGTTCAAGTTTGGAACAGTAGTCGCATTGCATACACTGCTCAACACAGCCTGGGTGAGCAAAAACAGCCCCAAATGCGTCAtttgcaagttgtttggttgcctgcatcgagGGTCGCTGCATTAGGTAATACccaagtgcactttgtttggttgcctgcattagcccaagcggcacatgaacacggtgtttggttgcccgcatggggtatgattaagagctagcacttgcacttagcacacagggttaagagctagcagagggagggggagaagaaacgcaatgtgcgccggaccatggcgactgcggtggatagtggctgtggcgccgtgtccgacatgacgagcatggagtcgtCGACAAGCGACCCCGTCGGCGGCATGGCGAGCGACACCGTCGAcgaactagttgcggtgctcgcTCAAAGACAGTCGACagaggaggagaatgcagtgctcgCACCATGGTTCGTCAGTGCagtggacgagagaggaggccgagatgatcgatgccggaaacaactccagtgtagtagggcgagagagaggaggccaagatgatcgaccccgtcggcggcgcggcgaactgcagtgtgcacggaggcagaggacacaagaaagcagtgtgcacgccattgcagcgtcagtgcagtacgaggacgacagagagtaggccgagatgagcgacgccggaaacgactctagtgtagtaggacgtgGCCAAGGAGATTAAGGGGAAGGGCTTCGGCGTTGAGAGGGACGAATAGGAGGGCTCTGAGCAGAGGACAGAGGAGCTCGACATTGCGGCGTCAGTGCAGTAGACTGCTGCTCAAAAAGAGATGAAGCTACGATCGTCGAAACCAAAAATTTACAACACGAACGTTGTGAGGAACTGCGAGATTAGGCTGTTGGTCAAAGGAAAACTCAAACGATCGATCGTGCGCGACGAATCTGACAAAATTCCTCAAGAACAGCTTCAAACGGGTAGACGAAATTAAGAACTTAAAGCCGACGAAACTATGAACCGATCTCCTGAATGGAACCGTAGtatcgaggtgcatctttttcgtgtagagcttacctcGAATCGAAGCACCGTTATGTAGATCGGAAGGGGCTAGGAAGAACAGAATCAGAGGGAAGGTACTAGAGGTAGGAGAAGATAAGCACACACAGGCTGTATACCAGCTCGTATCCCTCCCATCTTCCCTCGTGCAAGTGGCCCACCTTGTGCGCTCGCCTCAGCCTGGCTCGAGAGAAACTGCCGATTCCTGGATTCCTAGCGAGTCAGGCGCAGAGGTGCTTTTAAGTTTCGTACTATGCAGGCCCAACAGTAAAAGTAAAACCAGGCAACCAAACAGCCCGTTCGCTTCcggcgcgggcctggttgggcctcACGCAACCAAACAGGCCCGTAGCGTTTGGACATCCGATGCTTTTGGTTGCATCTTTGCTTGCAGCGCTAAATGTATGGTTAAATTGTTATCAAGATCGAGAAAAGTGAACTTTAGTGTAGAAAAATGAGGCCGGCCGTATGAAAAGATATTTGAGGGATGGCGTTGAAGTGAATGACATTCGGTGTGGACGCCGTTGCAGATGCCCCGTTCTACTGGCACTCCGGAGCTGCTGGTCACTGGTCGACCTACTCAGGCCATGGCTGCAGTAGGTGCAGTAAAGTCGAGACGATCGACCATCCACGGCGGCCCTGACCGGCTGACCATCTTGCGTTGTGGTTGGGCGACGAGAACCAGTGAACCTGCAAAGGTGATCCGTCCACATCGCCGACGCAGTAAAATGGGCGCAACACTTGCTAGGGTCCACCAGTTTATTAAAGAACGGCGACAGGAAGCAAAGCATCCAAAGCTCCAACGGCTCGGCTCGACGGCGTCCAAGAAGGAAGCGACAAAGAGGTGCACGCGACGACTCACCGCCGCTCAATCTCTCTCCTCATCCTCTGCAGACCCCTCCCTCTCGTCTGCGGGTCTCATGGCCAACGATTGATTTGGCTATAAACAAATGAACCACTTGCATGTGTTTTTGCAACATTTTTTCCTCAGAATTGCTTGGAGATATCTATGCATGTGACTGTACGGACAACACCAGGAGTAGATTGATACGTATTACCAGTAGATTCTCGAAAAAAAAAACCAGTAGATAGATTGTGTGGCCGCGTTTATCTTCATATTCTACCATCTCATCCCGATTCGATATGGGGTTGTGTTTTTGCATCCGAAAGCTGGACGTTAGAAGCGCACACATATTGGTTAAACGCGGAAATGTAACGGATTCTAGAGAGTTCCCCGCGAAAGAAACGAGAGGCCTATTCTAGAGGGTGAGTGGAGAAGTCGCAGGCAAAGCAAGGAATCGGCATCGACGTGCAAGGAACACTGTCTGCgagggacgagacttgcctgctcccttcccatgctcccatccgtgctcccgcatacgtggcttgatttgattggaagaaaataaggcccggccccacccctgaaaatcagggggggggggggggggcgagatgattagattagaaaagaaaaagggaaaagaatagccgtaggatgaagtgggagcacggatgggagcatggagagggagcaggcaagccggatccgtcTGCGAGGGCACCTTGGCTTCCCTTGCGaacggatccggcttgcctgctccctctccatgctcccatccgtactcccacttcatcctacgactgttcttttccctttttcttttctaatcctccccccctgattttcaggaggtggggccgggccttattttcttccaatcaaatcaagccacgtatgcgggagcacggatgggagcatgggaagggagcaggcaagtctcgtcccttGCGAACCGCACAAGACCTAGTACGTACAAGGGGCAACAACTCTCCCCGTTCACGCGTCTATTCCGATCGAATGAGATCTTTTTTGGGGGTTAATAATGCAGAGAATCGTTTTTATCTTGGCAAGGAGGTAAAGCGCGCTCGCCGTTTGTCTGCATCCCGCAGGTCTGCCTCCCCCCGGCGCGGCGCACCCGAACCGGGCGGAGCGCGGGAGAAGCGACTTGCCATGGACCCGCTGCCCGACACGAGACGAAAGTAGTATCCCGGCGGGGCCCCGCGGATATTTGGGACGGCGACGAGGACGACGCCTCCGTCGCCACCCACCGCACACACAAACGACACAGCCGTTCACAGCACCCGTCCCGTCCCCGCGGCGACGGGAAGCAAACGTGCGGGATGGGGACAGCTCGACACCGCTCCGAGATATGGGGCTGATTTCAATAAGCAAAGTCGTCCATTAAATTTTAATTTTTCTCATTTGGAAAGCATCAAAGCAGTTGAAATTGGCCACCGTCCGCGGTCCGCCTGGGTCGCGTCGGTGCCTCCCCCTGTTGCGCCCTGCACCACCATCCACCCCACCGCGGGAACGACCGCGCAGAGCAGACAGAGAGCAGACGTGACTTTCAGAAGTAGTACTCCCACCATCGGGATGGAGTGGGGGTTGGGTCATGGGTGGGGGGCCGGCAGATCTTGCGACTTGCGGCTGCCACGCGCGGACGCGCCCATCGAGGACGACGGAACGGATCTTCTTGTTCCACCATCCTCCGGTGACAGTGGAATAGGATTTTGCTGTGCCCGTTGCGCCGCTTGTGCCTCTTTTTCGAAAGAAAATCTTTACTGCCAACGTAATTACCACAGCAGAAAAAAAATCCTATTCATTCAACGATTTGAAACATGAATGGCAAAATCGCATCAGATATCAAACAAATTTAACTTGCAAATTCTTCAATCCATTCATTCAATCAATAGTACTCCACGCGCCCATCAAGGACGATGGAATGTGGGGTTCGATCTTGTTCCACGATGCTGCACCCATCTATCTTAACAAAATGGGATAGGGTTTGCTGTGTCCATTGCGCCGCTTGTGCCTCTTTTTTTAAGGGATAACAACAAATAACAACAGAAAATCGGTAGTGCCCCTAACTTTTTTGAAGTAAAAATAAAGAGAGAGACTCTTGTTGTGAGCAGCCTCTCCCAATTACTCCACAAGGGAACAAGGGATTCAATCAACGATTTCAACATGAATGGAATGGCAAAATCGGACAGAAATCAAACGAATTTAACTCGCAAATTCTTCAATCCATTCATTCAATCAATTGAACATTCTCTCCCATATTTCATCTCCCTCTCCTCGATTCGAAAATAAAACAAAAGTACAATAAAAGAAGatagcatctctctctctctcttcaatgGCGGGATACATCCGGATGAGCGCAGCAGCAGCCGGCCTAGACGACGGTGTAGAGAATAATCTCCGTGGCGTCGATGGCGGCCCGCTGCTGCCTCTTCATCATGGCCATGGCCACGGCGCCTCCTTCGCCGGGCACCATCCCGCCGGCGTCGCCGGCGCCGGGGGCGGCCGAGGAGGAGGCGGGAGGGTGGTAGTACATCCGGGCCGTCTGCGGGCAGTGGGAGTGGAACCGCGCGGCGATGCGCACCCCCATGTCCAGCAGCTCCACGTACTTCCCCATGGATCTCGCGCAAATCTGACcacctccttctctctctctctgctcgaCGAAGATTGATGACCGGGACGGAGAAAGCAGCCGAGAACTCGAAAGGACGGAGAGCTTGGTAGCGCTAAGCTCTCTTTTCGTGGAACGGGGAGGCCCAGGAACTGGGGGCGGCCATGGGAGGGGTGGAGGAGAGCAGGGGAGAGGAGCTCATGCTTGGGGAGGCTATGGAGGAGGGGGCGGGCCTTTTATAGGAGGAAATAATGGGGGagattttaatttttttccttGACCTGGCTGGCCGTATTTATTGATTATAATTAATGTCTTTAGGTATTTGCCGTGTCGTGGGCTGGGCCTGGGTTGGCGTCCGTTAGGTTTTCCGTGCTTGACACAGCACAGACGCGTCGGCGGTTCGCTTCGTAGAGCCTTTTGTTGCCTTCTCGCGTTCATTTCCTTGGACGGTTTTTTCACATGCTTGAAAACGAAACGACGCTTCCGCGAACTATCCTAGTAGGCGACGCGGCTATCGGCACCACGCCACAAAAATTGCCCGCCCCCTACCCCCGATTCTCAGGTGCGGGTGATGCTCTGCGTCGGTCGACCGGTCGAGCTGCAGATCGGTCACCATGTGCGCCATCGGATCGctcattttttttaaatgaaataATGGAGAATGTTAACTATTTTCTTCGCCTGGCTGGCTGTATTAACTGACTATTTATTACTTTTAGGCATTTATCGTGTTTTTGTGGGTTGGCAGTGTTTTTTTGTTGCCATGGTAGCATTacctttttttttagaaaatggTAGCATTACATAGTTGAATAGACATAAGACCATCTACAGCCGGGTCTCTTATACCCGTCTCAAACGCTCGCGCAGGCCATCCGGTCAGTGACCGGTCACAAAAAATTGACCCAAGTAGACCTCTCAAACTGCGGACAAACGCTCGGGCTGACCAACACTCCTCGTATCCAAACCAAATATAGGGCGGATATGGGGCGGCCCGGGCTGACTAGCACTCCTcgtatccagcccaaatatagggCGGATATGGGGCGGCCCGGGcacgcccgggcgcgtccgcgtGACAGGCCTGGCACAACACGGATCCCACAAAAAACCCCAATCCGGGCGGCGAGCTCAAACCCTAGcgcactctctccctctctcgctccGTCCGTCCACTCCTCTCCCTCTCCGGTTCCGATCCCATCCACCACCATGAGCAGCCCCGGGAGCGACTCTTGCTCGGAGCTCGACCATGAGGAGGAGATGGCCCTCCTCATTGCGCTGGAGTGGTCCAAGGTGAAGACCGTCGGCAATCCGGATCTGGAGCGTCGTCGCACCTCCGCGGAGCACGGACGCCGGAGCTGGACCCTCCCGGCTCGCGCGGAGCGACGCCCGGACAGCATAGTCTGCGTCGCCTCCTTCCCTCGTCGTCCACTCCTCTCCCTCTCCGGTTCCAATCCCATCCACCACCATGAGCAGCTCCGGGAGCGACTCTGGCTCGCAGCTCGACCACGAGGAGGAGATGGCCCTCCTTATTGCGctggagcggtccaaggtggagacCGTCGGCAGTCCGGATCTagagtgtgttggaaatatgccctagaggcaataataaaatggttattattgtatttccttgttcatgacaattgtctattgttcatgctataattgtattaactggaaaccgtaatacatgtgtgaatacatagaccacaacatgtccctagtaagcctctagttgactagctcgttgatcaatagatggttatggtttcctgaccatggacattggatgtcattgataacgggatcacatcattgagagaatgatgtgatggacaagacccaatcctaagcatagcataagatcgtgtagttcgttttgctagagcttttctaatgtcaagtatcatttccttagaccatgagattgtgcaactcccggataccgtagga
Proteins encoded:
- the LOC123098276 gene encoding uncharacterized protein translates to MGKYVELLDMGVRIAARFHSHCPQTARMYYHPPASSSAAPGAGDAGGMVPGEGGAVAMAMMKRQQRAAIDATEIILYTVV